A window of Calditrichia bacterium contains these coding sequences:
- the ilvN gene encoding acetolactate synthase small subunit, whose amino-acid sequence MRHTINLLVENKMGSLSRIAGLFLARGYNIDSLSVGDAEEEGLSRMTIVVHGDDKVIEQITKQLNKVVDVLRVNDLTMESYVNRELALIKVQALPSKRSEIMQIVDVFRAKIVDISPQTLTIETTGSEDKVQAMINMLRPFGLKEVSRTGRIAIKREFQGETN is encoded by the coding sequence ATGCGGCACACAATTAACTTGCTGGTTGAAAATAAAATGGGATCGCTTTCCCGAATTGCCGGATTGTTTTTGGCGCGCGGATACAACATCGACAGCCTGTCCGTCGGTGATGCAGAGGAAGAAGGCTTGTCGCGGATGACGATTGTGGTGCACGGCGATGATAAAGTGATCGAGCAAATCACCAAACAGCTCAACAAAGTTGTGGACGTGCTGCGCGTAAACGATCTCACGATGGAAAGCTACGTCAATCGTGAACTGGCGCTGATCAAAGTGCAGGCGTTGCCGTCCAAACGCTCCGAAATTATGCAAATCGTCGATGTGTTTCGCGCCAAAATTGTGGACATCAGCCCGCAAACGCTGACCATCGAAACTACCGGCAGCGAAGACAAAGTGCAGGCGATGATCAACATGCTCCGCCCGTTTGGATTGAAAGAGGTTTCCCGAACCGGACGAATCGCCATCAAACGCGAATTTCAGGGCGAGACAAACTAA
- the ilvB gene encoding biosynthetic-type acetolactate synthase large subunit — protein sequence MMTGAQIFVRCLLDEGVDTIFGYPGGVVLSVYDELYKRPELRHIFIRHEQGGTHAADGYARATGKPGVILVTSGPGATNTVTGIATAFMDSIPLVVFTGQVPTSLMGNDAFQEADTMGITQPITKHSFLVKHVEELPETIHKAFHIATTGRPGPVVIDLPKDMLLSKTEYYPAKDREVEIRGYKPVSKGNPRQVKKAAEMLAASKRPVLYAGGGAILSNANVELTAIAHRLKAPVTTTLQGLGAFPETDPLSLGMLGMHGTWYANMAMQEADLIVAIGSRFDDRVTGRLDGFAPKAQIIHIDIDPTCIGKNVEADLPIVGDVKEVLTELMPHVEPCDSAEWLKTIDQWKAEHPLRFKKDPNVIKPQEVVQQLSELTRGEAIISVDVGQHQMWAAQYYKFTQPRSWLSSGGLGTMGYGFPAAMGAQVACPDRTVIAIVGDGGFQMTSGELATAVAYKIPVKIVIVNNGYLGMVRQWQELFFENRYSHVELGSTNPDFVKYAESFGAKAFRATTHAEMRDVFQKMMAEKELPVLVDVQVAREENCYPMVPAGAALHEMVEGE from the coding sequence ATGATGACCGGCGCACAAATTTTTGTTCGTTGTCTGTTGGATGAAGGTGTTGATACCATTTTTGGTTATCCCGGTGGCGTCGTGTTAAGCGTATACGACGAGCTGTATAAACGCCCGGAACTTCGCCATATTTTTATCCGCCACGAACAGGGCGGCACGCACGCAGCGGACGGATATGCCCGCGCAACCGGAAAACCGGGCGTGATTTTGGTGACATCCGGACCGGGTGCAACCAACACCGTAACCGGCATCGCAACGGCGTTTATGGACAGCATTCCGCTGGTGGTGTTCACCGGACAGGTGCCAACCTCGCTGATGGGCAACGATGCGTTTCAGGAAGCGGATACGATGGGCATCACCCAGCCGATTACCAAACACAGCTTTTTGGTGAAACATGTTGAGGAATTGCCGGAAACGATTCACAAAGCGTTTCACATCGCGACGACCGGTCGCCCCGGTCCCGTGGTGATCGATTTGCCGAAAGACATGCTGTTGAGCAAAACCGAATATTATCCCGCCAAAGATCGCGAAGTGGAAATTCGCGGCTACAAACCGGTTTCCAAAGGCAATCCGCGTCAGGTGAAAAAGGCTGCAGAAATGCTGGCGGCATCCAAACGCCCGGTGTTGTATGCAGGCGGCGGTGCAATTTTGAGCAACGCCAATGTGGAACTAACAGCAATCGCGCACCGGTTGAAAGCACCGGTAACCACAACATTGCAAGGTTTGGGCGCGTTTCCGGAAACCGATCCATTGTCTTTGGGAATGTTGGGCATGCACGGCACCTGGTACGCAAATATGGCGATGCAGGAAGCCGATTTGATCGTCGCGATCGGTTCGCGATTTGATGATCGCGTTACCGGCAGATTGGATGGCTTTGCCCCGAAAGCGCAGATAATTCACATCGATATCGATCCGACCTGCATCGGCAAAAATGTGGAAGCCGATTTGCCGATTGTCGGCGATGTAAAAGAAGTGCTGACCGAGCTGATGCCGCATGTTGAACCATGCGATTCTGCCGAATGGCTGAAAACCATCGATCAGTGGAAAGCGGAGCATCCGCTGCGGTTCAAAAAAGATCCGAACGTGATCAAACCGCAGGAAGTGGTGCAGCAATTGTCCGAACTGACTCGGGGCGAAGCCATCATTTCCGTGGACGTCGGGCAACACCAGATGTGGGCGGCACAATATTACAAATTCACCCAGCCGCGCAGTTGGCTATCCTCCGGCGGATTGGGCACGATGGGTTACGGTTTTCCGGCGGCAATGGGTGCGCAGGTTGCCTGCCCGGATCGCACGGTTATCGCCATCGTCGGTGACGGCGGATTTCAGATGACCTCCGGCGAATTGGCAACCGCGGTTGCCTATAAAATCCCGGTGAAAATCGTGATCGTCAACAACGGTTATTTGGGAATGGTTCGCCAGTGGCAGGAGCTGTTTTTCGAAAATCGCTATTCGCATGTGGAATTGGGCAGCACCAATCCCGATTTTGTGAAATACGCCGAAAGCTTTGGCGCAAAAGCATTCCGCGCAACCACTCACGCCGAAATGCGCGACGTTTTCCAAAAAATGATGGCGGAAAAAGAACTGCCGGTTTTGGTGGATGTGCAGGTTGCCCGCGAAGAAAATTGCTATCCGATGGTTCCCGCAGGCGCAGCGCTGCACGAAATGGTGGAGGGCGAATAA
- the ilvD gene encoding dihydroxy-acid dehydratase — protein sequence MRSDTIKKGFERAPHRSLLKATGVTDDDFSKPFIGICNSFIEIIPGHVHLQELGKIVKAAVREAGGVPFEFNTIGVDDGIAMGHYGMKYSLPSREIIADSLETVAEAHQLDGLICIPNCDKIVPGMLMGAMRVNIPTIFVSGGAMAAGRMSDGRKVDLVSVFEGVGKFQSGTIDEAELKELEDNGCPTCGSCSGMFTANSMNCLMEALGMGLPGNGTYLAISEERRELLHKAAKQILWLIENNLKPRDIVTLDALDNAFALDMAMGGSTNTVLHTLAIAHEAGVDYPLSRLNGVAAKVPQICKVSPASNWHIEDVDRAGGISAILNEIAKKSGVLKKNCITVTGKTLGENISGAEIKDPEVILSIENPHSEKGGLAVLFGNLAPDGAVVKTGAMEKHMHQFTGPAVVFESQEDACAGILNGKVKKGDVVVIRYEGPRGGPGMQEMLAPTANIMGMGLGYHVALITDGRFSGGTRGACIGHVSPEAAVGGAIALVQPGDLISIDIPNNKLEILIDDAELARRKAAWQAPKPRATKGWLARYAAMVTSANTGAILDVNQLRSPTPAVVRQPEKSNGNNGSTSTVPSTATTK from the coding sequence ATGCGAAGCGACACAATAAAAAAAGGTTTTGAACGGGCACCGCACCGCAGTCTGCTAAAAGCAACCGGCGTAACCGATGACGATTTTAGCAAGCCGTTTATCGGGATTTGCAACTCGTTTATCGAAATTATTCCGGGGCATGTGCATTTGCAGGAACTCGGCAAAATCGTGAAAGCGGCCGTTCGCGAAGCCGGTGGCGTTCCGTTTGAATTCAACACTATTGGTGTAGACGACGGCATTGCGATGGGGCATTATGGGATGAAATATTCGCTGCCCAGTCGCGAAATTATCGCAGATTCGCTGGAAACGGTTGCCGAAGCGCACCAATTGGACGGGCTGATCTGCATCCCGAATTGCGATAAAATTGTGCCGGGAATGCTGATGGGCGCGATGCGTGTGAATATCCCAACCATTTTTGTTTCCGGCGGCGCGATGGCTGCCGGTCGAATGAGCGACGGGCGGAAAGTTGACCTCGTTTCTGTATTCGAAGGGGTTGGCAAATTCCAGTCCGGCACTATCGACGAAGCGGAATTGAAAGAGTTGGAAGACAATGGCTGCCCAACCTGCGGATCGTGTTCCGGCATGTTTACCGCAAATTCCATGAATTGTTTGATGGAAGCATTGGGAATGGGTCTGCCTGGAAACGGTACTTATTTGGCGATTTCCGAAGAACGCCGGGAACTGCTGCACAAAGCTGCCAAACAAATTTTATGGTTGATTGAAAACAACCTGAAACCGCGCGATATCGTAACATTGGATGCGTTAGATAACGCATTTGCGTTAGATATGGCGATGGGCGGCAGCACCAACACCGTATTGCACACGTTGGCGATCGCCCACGAAGCGGGTGTGGATTATCCGCTTTCACGACTGAATGGAGTGGCTGCAAAAGTGCCGCAAATTTGTAAAGTATCGCCAGCATCCAATTGGCACATTGAGGATGTGGATCGCGCCGGCGGCATCAGCGCAATTTTGAATGAGATCGCCAAAAAATCAGGTGTTTTGAAAAAAAATTGCATCACGGTCACCGGAAAAACGCTCGGCGAAAACATTTCCGGAGCCGAGATAAAAGATCCGGAAGTGATTCTGTCCATTGAAAATCCCCATTCGGAAAAAGGCGGTTTGGCAGTGTTGTTTGGCAATTTGGCGCCGGATGGCGCGGTCGTAAAAACCGGCGCTATGGAAAAACACATGCACCAGTTCACCGGTCCTGCGGTGGTTTTCGAATCGCAGGAAGATGCCTGCGCCGGTATTTTGAACGGCAAAGTGAAAAAAGGTGATGTGGTTGTGATTCGCTACGAAGGTCCGCGCGGCGGTCCGGGTATGCAGGAAATGCTCGCGCCAACCGCGAATATTATGGGAATGGGGCTTGGCTATCACGTTGCGCTGATCACCGATGGACGGTTTTCCGGCGGCACGCGCGGCGCATGTATCGGGCACGTATCGCCGGAGGCAGCAGTCGGCGGCGCGATTGCGCTGGTTCAACCGGGCGATTTGATAAGCATCGATATACCCAACAATAAATTGGAAATTCTCATCGACGATGCGGAGCTGGCGCGCCGCAAAGCCGCATGGCAGGCACCGAAACCGCGCGCAACCAAAGGCTGGCTGGCGCGATACGCTGCGATGGTCACATCGGCAAATACCGGCGCAATTCTGGATGTCAATCAATTGAGGTCACCAACGCCGGCGGTGGTTCGCCAACCGGAAAAAAGCAACGGAAATAATGGCTCAACATCAACCGTGCCATCGACGGCAACAACAAAATAA
- a CDS encoding polysaccharide deacetylase family protein, with protein sequence MKLSIGLLKPDVHWTHWLLQSGIPFDIAGDSAQQLADFPAIVINDTALFHPAKIQKYVTDGGCAICEASVAETIFVVPTRRLKITHLQPANDIFFNHLPAVQLPLNSRVATSANALTNQNGTFTTAVLPFGDGKIVIFPDGFAAASATFRTCRVNFPRYGDERFPSERVCAVDKSGLRKIVFSAIVQLFAHRKLPLVFCWPFADGATSRFSFRIDTDFAHPNEITALHDLLKKHNISATWFVETRSAQNHIDLFAKMTNQEIALHCFRHAIFDTTGENARDIRRGLNILQHAGIRPKGFAAPFGEWHPQLAAAISGQQFGYSSEFAPGYDDLPSWPAIGDGFSETLQIPVHPVSTGRLHWAKHSPAQMIDYYRATIDRQVAANDPVILYHHPGQKNLVVFDSIFEYIRAKKIPAGTMAEFAEWWQFRDQLNWRADWLDNKLNLAVEHPSEKARLAVIFPGEKCRLFQFADQIIDETTDAVQLDYQQSVTQKSTGKQHKYTAQMLVHDITWRYSRWKQIRKAKSNE encoded by the coding sequence GTGAAATTATCGATCGGATTGCTAAAACCGGATGTTCACTGGACGCACTGGCTGCTCCAATCCGGTATTCCGTTTGATATCGCCGGAGATTCGGCGCAGCAGCTTGCGGATTTTCCCGCAATCGTTATCAACGATACGGCCCTGTTTCATCCCGCGAAAATCCAGAAATATGTCACCGATGGCGGATGTGCGATTTGCGAAGCTTCCGTTGCGGAAACTATTTTTGTCGTCCCGACCCGCCGATTGAAAATCACCCATCTGCAACCGGCTAACGATATTTTTTTCAACCACTTACCGGCGGTTCAGCTTCCGCTGAATTCGCGAGTGGCAACATCGGCGAACGCACTCACCAACCAAAACGGCACATTCACAACTGCTGTTTTGCCGTTTGGCGATGGCAAAATTGTAATTTTTCCGGACGGATTTGCAGCAGCATCGGCAACATTTCGCACCTGCAGAGTAAATTTTCCCCGTTACGGTGACGAACGATTCCCCTCCGAACGGGTCTGTGCGGTGGATAAATCCGGATTGCGAAAAATCGTTTTTTCGGCGATTGTCCAATTGTTTGCACATCGCAAATTACCGCTGGTGTTTTGCTGGCCATTTGCCGACGGCGCAACATCCCGGTTCAGTTTTCGCATCGATACGGATTTTGCACACCCGAACGAAATTACAGCATTGCATGATTTGCTAAAAAAACACAACATTTCTGCAACCTGGTTTGTGGAAACGCGCTCCGCCCAAAACCATATCGATTTATTTGCTAAAATGACCAATCAGGAAATTGCGCTGCACTGTTTCCGGCACGCTATTTTTGATACAACCGGCGAAAACGCCCGCGATATTCGGCGCGGACTGAACATTTTGCAACACGCCGGCATTCGCCCTAAAGGCTTTGCTGCGCCGTTCGGCGAATGGCATCCGCAGCTGGCTGCGGCAATTTCCGGGCAGCAATTCGGCTATTCTTCGGAATTTGCCCCCGGATACGACGACCTCCCGTCTTGGCCGGCGATAGGCGATGGTTTTAGCGAAACGCTGCAAATTCCCGTTCATCCGGTCAGCACCGGACGATTGCATTGGGCAAAACATTCGCCGGCGCAAATGATCGATTACTATCGCGCGACAATCGACCGGCAGGTTGCCGCCAACGATCCGGTGATTCTCTACCATCATCCCGGGCAAAAAAACCTGGTGGTTTTCGACAGCATTTTTGAATACATCCGCGCCAAAAAAATTCCGGCAGGAACGATGGCTGAATTTGCAGAATGGTGGCAATTTCGCGATCAATTAAACTGGCGGGCAGACTGGTTGGACAACAAATTGAATCTGGCGGTTGAACATCCATCGGAAAAAGCGCGATTGGCGGTTATTTTTCCCGGCGAAAAATGCCGTTTATTCCAATTCGCCGATCAAATAATTGATGAAACAACCGATGCGGTTCAATTGGATTATCAGCAATCTGTGACCCAAAAGTCAACCGGAAAGCAGCACAAATACACCGCCCAAATGCTGGTGCACGACATCACCTGGCGTTACAGCCGCTGGAAACAAATTCGCAAAGCGAAATCAAACGAGTAA
- a CDS encoding oligosaccharide flippase family protein — protein MKISLHSKNMLAIFGGDSLAKVLGFLVTAYLARTVGDVAFGSIHIAMAALSYAIIVSTGGIPLFGTREIARNTLNIPQFTGELLTTRLLLSLIAMAVLMAYAFFLQTDPSIRKLTLIFSLFLLPNGAFLDWYFQGKSQMGIVATGRTLQMVAYLLLVILLVSASEDVVWVAWAWVAGAAVNMLWLGWRFFRNGFMISPPSSVTALAGIWRSSLPLGLATILSQIVLQLPFFYLDRLNEPGIAGQYGAAFRLMLALLVIDRIFYTVFYPAISRISDKTNSEISEVVEHTLRIVTFSAVAIATLAALGSSLIIPIIYSAEYLPAIPLFQLLCLFFLGSFVNSVVGFTLAGTGNQRAYSQSYGIAFVISMLTGVWLTFWQGINGMILALGCYQLVALLASSIFLRQTLAIHWFRTLFLPLILGCAAIAFLFLHSQNGILIWGMFFLIYLPVLLWVGKFSKKDREFLKRMLL, from the coding sequence GTGAAAATATCGCTGCACAGCAAAAATATGCTCGCCATTTTTGGTGGCGACAGCTTGGCAAAAGTGTTGGGTTTTCTGGTTACGGCCTATCTTGCCCGAACAGTTGGCGATGTTGCATTCGGCTCAATTCACATCGCGATGGCGGCGCTCAGTTATGCGATTATTGTGTCAACCGGCGGCATTCCGTTGTTTGGAACTCGGGAAATTGCCCGTAACACACTCAACATCCCGCAATTTACCGGAGAACTTCTCACAACCCGATTGCTGCTCTCGCTGATCGCAATGGCTGTATTGATGGCTTACGCTTTTTTTCTGCAAACGGATCCGTCCATCCGAAAACTAACGCTCATTTTTAGTCTTTTTCTGCTGCCCAACGGCGCATTTCTGGATTGGTATTTTCAGGGAAAAAGCCAAATGGGCATCGTCGCAACCGGGCGAACACTGCAAATGGTTGCCTATTTGTTGTTGGTGATTTTGCTCGTTTCCGCATCGGAAGATGTGGTTTGGGTAGCCTGGGCGTGGGTTGCCGGCGCGGCAGTAAATATGTTGTGGCTCGGTTGGCGCTTTTTCCGGAACGGCTTCATGATTTCACCGCCATCTTCTGTAACTGCGTTAGCTGGCATTTGGCGCAGTTCGTTGCCTCTGGGGCTCGCGACCATTCTTTCCCAAATTGTGTTGCAACTGCCATTTTTTTATCTGGACAGATTGAACGAACCCGGAATCGCCGGGCAATACGGCGCCGCTTTCCGGCTGATGCTGGCGTTGCTGGTCATCGACCGGATTTTTTACACCGTTTTTTATCCGGCAATCAGCCGTATTTCCGACAAAACAAATAGCGAAATTTCCGAAGTTGTGGAACACACGCTGCGCATCGTCACTTTTTCCGCTGTTGCCATTGCCACTCTTGCTGCGCTGGGTTCAAGTTTAATAATCCCAATTATTTACAGCGCTGAATATTTACCGGCGATCCCGCTTTTTCAACTCCTTTGCCTTTTTTTTCTGGGCTCGTTTGTCAACTCGGTGGTCGGATTTACGCTTGCCGGAACCGGAAATCAGCGGGCGTATTCACAAAGTTACGGGATTGCGTTTGTCATCAGCATGCTAACGGGCGTGTGGCTAACCTTTTGGCAAGGCATCAACGGAATGATTTTGGCGCTCGGCTGTTACCAACTGGTTGCGTTGCTGGCCAGCAGCATTTTTCTGAGACAGACATTGGCGATCCATTGGTTCCGAACCCTGTTTTTACCGCTGATTTTGGGCTGTGCTGCAATCGCATTTTTGTTTCTGCACAGCCAAAACGGCATTTTGATTTGGGGTATGTTTTTTCTAATTTACCTGCCCGTTTTGCTGTGGGTGGGTAAATTCAGCAAAAAAGACCGTGAATTTTTGAAAAGGATGCTGTTGTGA
- a CDS encoding glycosyltransferase — protein MKIVFATHEGVPLYGGGPDVKIKALTTHLRDLGVDVQLFDMWNAREQLFNCDLVHLFGANFAVYNLARNLKYQNIKFVVNPIFYSRRNPKIIRAISRIDLLTRKVWQGVWWQWGFTRDICNWSEMVLPNTIAEGELLRQSYDLPIAKIRVLHNGVSAHFLNSDPAPFIEKYGLKDFILHVGHLGPARKNVLNLVRALEKIDHPTVLIDRVLQTGETPEILSAIRKNPNILFIEGLPNTSEMLASAYAASSVFVLPSQFETPGRAALEAALAGAKIVITPHGGTMEYFGDYATYVNPADVSDIQCGIETALQAPKFPDLPQHIAQHFSWDRIAMDTKAVYNAVLSKTDSK, from the coding sequence ATGAAAATTGTATTTGCAACCCACGAAGGCGTTCCGCTGTACGGCGGCGGACCGGATGTCAAAATTAAAGCGCTGACCACACACCTCCGGGATTTGGGTGTCGATGTGCAACTGTTTGATATGTGGAATGCCCGCGAGCAGCTGTTCAATTGCGATTTGGTGCATCTGTTTGGGGCGAATTTTGCGGTTTACAATTTGGCGCGAAACCTGAAATATCAAAACATCAAATTTGTCGTGAACCCGATTTTTTACAGCCGCCGCAACCCCAAAATTATCAGGGCAATCAGCCGGATCGATCTGCTGACCCGGAAAGTTTGGCAGGGTGTTTGGTGGCAATGGGGATTCACCCGGGACATTTGCAACTGGTCGGAAATGGTGCTCCCGAATACCATCGCCGAAGGCGAGTTGCTGCGACAGAGTTACGATCTCCCGATCGCAAAAATCCGGGTGCTGCATAATGGTGTTTCTGCGCATTTTTTGAATAGCGATCCGGCACCGTTCATCGAAAAATATGGCCTCAAAGATTTCATTTTGCATGTCGGGCATTTGGGTCCGGCACGCAAAAATGTGCTCAATCTTGTTCGGGCGCTGGAAAAAATTGATCACCCGACCGTGCTCATTGACCGGGTTTTGCAAACCGGCGAAACACCGGAAATACTTTCGGCAATCCGGAAAAATCCCAACATTTTGTTCATCGAAGGATTACCCAACACATCTGAAATGCTGGCTTCGGCGTATGCGGCGAGCTCGGTTTTTGTGCTCCCATCGCAATTTGAAACACCGGGCAGAGCAGCGCTGGAGGCTGCACTTGCCGGAGCAAAAATCGTTATTACACCACATGGCGGAACAATGGAGTATTTTGGCGACTACGCGACTTATGTCAACCCAGCTGATGTTTCAGATATTCAATGCGGTATCGAAACGGCATTGCAGGCGCCTAAATTTCCCGATCTCCCCCAACACATCGCTCAACATTTTTCATGGGACCGCATCGCAATGGACACAAAAGCTGTTTACAACGCCGTGTTGTCCAAAACCGACAGTAAATGA
- a CDS encoding response regulator, translating into MDALLKRLPISIKINSLTVVILALIIGFGFYNLYTVHQQVYQNFYRQSALSAAGLTNEVAPSVWMNNGELTRTIVKSFANTPYLVFIRMNDTGNKRLDGFNDSIFDSTVEEITATGNRVWESDSVLALRNRIIYNKEVLGFTIVGFSKTEIVKSYHDHVAKTAIIGGGLALLLIIFSFLITRSITNPIKKARQELENNLANASDFSIRLPEKGGKELFEFSQAFNQLAEAAEENWLQLYQQLPNNQGFFSDNPIPMIITDPFWNIRNANKAARQRLTGTEDPLQDRNLEDFLLSNDMAGMIEQIRESDDNLRNTTVTLKNSAGSKTSILIDVVLLRNEFYAVTDYLLILHDLKPAFPDDPQTRDELAALKETYKSLQNHDLQLRDEVGVERHQRQRLERLIRAAEKLVVMQDAERIYQALQFESTHLLGCKGSAVFLWDENSERLLPFSPNAINGVAKSKTLRNSGGIVWNALKTQKIQYLTAIDEATYEEVGFSGSEAMAMMAIPMILSSKKFGVIVYWRDAEQPFISDEDQFISLLIHNAIVALDRCDLQKHPEISAEAGENSENLQKSLQDAFQQQKMESLEILVGGIAHDFNNILGIITPNVDLLRMKLDGNTEAIKRVNAIQTATKRATDLTRQMVIFTQSDQLNLRAISPNRIIERVATMLQRAFGDLIKVELALDAKIPGINGDESKLAQALVNLSVNARDAMPRGGTLTFRTTIDSYSQPGEATPPQKYVRITVEDTGIGIPEKHLFNIFDPFFTTKPPRKGTGLGLAVVYGIIKSHGGFITVESEENKGSKFHIFIEPVARKKAQQLPPQPKTSSEPATKGTPILIVDDEPLVRESLRDLLNYLGYRVYEAEGGREAMQLFDKHREINIAIVDFAMPQMSGIETIRGLRSMDQSLKIILSSGYADQEKAVSRHKGIQAFLHKPIHLEKLSEVMESVLQTTA; encoded by the coding sequence ATGGATGCGTTACTCAAAAGACTACCCATTTCAATAAAAATTAATTCTTTAACAGTGGTAATTCTTGCGCTGATTATCGGTTTCGGATTTTACAATTTATATACAGTACATCAGCAAGTTTACCAGAATTTTTATCGGCAATCCGCGTTGTCTGCCGCAGGTTTGACAAACGAAGTCGCGCCCTCAGTATGGATGAACAATGGCGAATTAACCCGGACAATCGTAAAAAGTTTTGCCAATACGCCGTATTTAGTGTTCATCCGGATGAACGACACGGGCAACAAACGCCTCGATGGGTTTAACGATAGCATTTTCGATTCAACCGTTGAGGAAATTACCGCCACAGGCAATCGCGTTTGGGAAAGCGACAGCGTTCTCGCTTTGCGAAATCGCATCATTTATAATAAAGAGGTGCTCGGTTTTACGATTGTCGGTTTTTCGAAAACGGAAATTGTGAAAAGTTACCATGACCACGTTGCCAAAACCGCAATTATTGGTGGGGGATTGGCGCTGTTGTTAATTATCTTTAGTTTTTTGATCACACGCTCAATCACAAATCCGATCAAAAAAGCGCGCCAGGAATTGGAAAACAACCTCGCCAACGCCAGCGATTTTAGCATCCGCCTGCCGGAAAAAGGTGGAAAAGAGCTGTTCGAATTCAGTCAGGCGTTTAACCAACTGGCAGAAGCCGCCGAAGAAAACTGGTTGCAACTCTATCAACAATTGCCCAACAATCAGGGATTTTTCTCGGATAATCCCATTCCGATGATCATTACCGATCCGTTTTGGAATATCCGAAATGCCAACAAAGCTGCCCGGCAACGGCTGACCGGAACAGAAGATCCGTTGCAAGATCGTAATCTGGAAGATTTTTTGCTGTCGAACGATATGGCCGGGATGATTGAGCAAATCCGTGAATCCGATGACAATTTGCGAAACACAACGGTTACGCTGAAAAATAGCGCGGGAAGCAAAACATCTATTTTGATTGATGTGGTTTTGCTGCGAAACGAATTTTATGCGGTAACTGATTATCTGTTAATATTGCACGATTTAAAGCCCGCTTTCCCGGACGATCCGCAAACACGGGATGAACTTGCGGCGTTAAAAGAAACTTACAAATCGCTTCAAAATCACGATTTGCAACTGCGGGACGAAGTGGGTGTTGAACGCCACCAGCGTCAACGGTTGGAGCGGCTGATCCGCGCTGCCGAAAAATTAGTGGTGATGCAGGATGCCGAACGGATTTATCAGGCGTTGCAGTTCGAAAGCACCCATTTGCTGGGCTGTAAAGGCTCTGCCGTATTTTTGTGGGATGAAAACAGCGAGCGATTGCTTCCTTTTTCGCCGAATGCGATCAACGGTGTCGCGAAATCCAAAACACTTCGCAACAGCGGCGGGATTGTCTGGAATGCGTTGAAAACGCAGAAAATCCAATATCTGACCGCAATTGACGAAGCAACCTATGAGGAAGTTGGCTTTAGCGGTTCTGAAGCGATGGCGATGATGGCGATTCCGATGATTCTCAGCAGCAAAAAATTTGGGGTTATCGTTTATTGGCGGGATGCTGAACAGCCGTTCATTTCGGACGAAGACCAATTTATTTCGTTGCTGATACACAACGCCATTGTTGCGTTGGATCGCTGCGATCTTCAAAAACATCCGGAAATTTCTGCGGAAGCGGGGGAGAACAGCGAGAATCTCCAGAAATCATTGCAGGATGCGTTCCAGCAACAAAAAATGGAGAGTCTGGAAATTTTGGTGGGCGGAATTGCGCACGATTTCAACAATATTTTGGGAATCATCACCCCAAATGTGGATTTGCTGCGCATGAAATTAGACGGCAATACGGAAGCCATCAAACGGGTAAACGCGATCCAAACCGCTACCAAACGCGCAACGGATCTCACCCGGCAAATGGTTATTTTTACACAATCTGACCAGTTGAATTTGCGGGCGATTTCTCCCAACCGGATTATCGAACGGGTCGCGACGATGTTGCAGCGCGCCTTTGGCGATCTGATCAAAGTTGAGCTTGCGCTGGACGCGAAAATTCCCGGTATCAACGGCGATGAAAGCAAGCTGGCGCAGGCGCTGGTTAACTTGTCCGTAAATGCCCGCGATGCAATGCCGCGCGGCGGAACACTCACCTTCCGCACCACAATTGACAGCTATTCTCAACCAGGCGAAGCGACGCCGCCCCAAAAATATGTGCGCATTACCGTTGAAGACACCGGCATCGGGATTCCCGAAAAACATTTGTTCAACATTTTCGATCCGTTTTTCACTACCAAACCGCCCCGCAAAGGCACCGGATTGGGATTGGCTGTGGTTTACGGCATCATCAAAAGTCATGGCGGATTTATCACGGTTGAGTCCGAGGAAAATAAAGGTTCAAAATTCCATATTTTTATTGAACCGGTTGCCAGAAAAAAAGCACAGCAATTGCCTCCGCAGCCAAAAACCAGCAGCGAACCTGCAACAAAAGGGACACCCATTTTGATTGTCGATGACGAGCCTTTGGTTCGGGAATCGTTGCGGGATTTGTTAAATTATCTCGGTTATCGCGTTTACGAAGCGGAAGGTGGTCGCGAAGCGATGCAGCTTTTTGATAAACATCGCGAGATCAACATTGCGATTGTGGATTTTGCCATGCCGCAAATGAGCGGCATCGAAACTATTCGCGGGTTGCGTTCGATGGATCAGTCGCTAAAAATAATATTATCAAGTGGTTACGCAGATCAGGAAAAAGCAGTTTCCCGCCATAAAGGGATTCAGGCATTTTTACATAAACCGATTCATCTGGAAAAATTGTCCGAAGTAATGGAGAGCGTGTTGCAAACCACGGCGTAA